A stretch of DNA from Lysinibacillus sp. B2A1:
AAATCACACCAATTTTTTGAGCTGGCGTGCCTGCTATGTTTAGACACGCTCTTAATTCCTCTCCTCAAAAATATTCTTTACAACTTGTGCAAAAATATCAGTTGTTCTATACGTCTCTTCCAGCGTATTTTCTACACTTCCTATATTTAATAAAATAGAATTATCATGAAGCTCTTGATTATAAGTATTTTGAGGAGTTACTCCTTTTTCTGCTACACCCATCGATAGTCCTGGATATAGTTCCTCCAGTTGCTTATGAAGCTGTGTTGCAAATTTTTTGTTCACGTCATAGTTTTCGCTTGTTTTTGATACGATAAATTGAATTCTTGCATAATTTTCCCCTTTAATTTCAATCGTTGAATCCTGTCTTTTCAGAGAATCTCGATGTATATCAAAAATCATCTGTATACTATTATGTTCAGCTAATGCTTGCTGTAAATTTTCCCTTGATACTTTATAAGAATCTGAAAATGGTAGGTCTTTTCGTTTTAAGATTTTAGCTATATCTGTTTCGTCATGAATTGCTTTTATCTGCAATTTTTTTAATGCTTTACTTAACTCTTTTCCAACCAATGTTACATTTTTAGTATGACTAAACATCTGATTAGATTTTTTTGTTTGATGTTCAGGAATAAATGATTCTGTATTATGTGAATGATAAATATATACTACAGGCTCTTTTTCGTCTATTGCATTAGACGATGTTGCTCCATAATCATTGATTTCTACTGAAACCTCGCTATTTTCGCTATATAAAATTAACCACGAAAAAATAAATGCACAAACTAAAAAACCACTTGTCATAACAGAGAACCTTGTTATTATTCTTTTTTTACTCATACTTCGTGCTTGTTGTCTAAGTGTGTTTTCAGTCGAAGTAACAAATTTTTGGCTTGGATGCTGAGGGTACATATCTTTTAACATATCAAATATCTCTTTATCATTTTGCATTTGTCAAACCTCCCTCTATGTCAATATTCAGTTTTCTTTTCAACTCTTTTGAAGCTCTGTGATAATCAACTTTCACTTTAGCTTCACTACATTGTAGAATCTCGGAGGTTTCTTTAATAGAGCATTCAGAAATTCCTCGAAGAATCATTACCGCTCTGTAATTAGGTTTTAATTTTGCAATGGCCTCATGTATACATCGTTTTAATTCCGTTACTTCAAATACCTCATCTGGCTTCTTTTCATTTGAGGACAATTGATTAAAAAAAACATCTTTAAATAAAGAGACAAACCGTTTTTTCCTATAATGATCAACTGCAACATGTTTTGCGATTGAAAAAATCCATGTCTTTAAATTATACTTACCATTAAAATTTGTTAAGCTTTTTAACACCCGAATAAATACTTCTTGCGTTAAATCCTCCGCATCATTTTGATTTCCCGAAAAACAAATAAGAAATCTGTACACGTCTAAATAATACAAATTGTAAATTTCAACGATTCTTGATTCCAAGTTATTCGAATCAATCAACCTTTCCCCTCCTTTACT
This window harbors:
- a CDS encoding stage II sporulation protein P, which codes for MQNDKEIFDMLKDMYPQHPSQKFVTSTENTLRQQARSMSKKRIITRFSVMTSGFLVCAFIFSWLILYSENSEVSVEINDYGATSSNAIDEKEPVVYIYHSHNTESFIPEHQTKKSNQMFSHTKNVTLVGKELSKALKKLQIKAIHDETDIAKILKRKDLPFSDSYKVSRENLQQALAEHNSIQMIFDIHRDSLKRQDSTIEIKGENYARIQFIVSKTSENYDVNKKFATQLHKQLEELYPGLSMGVAEKGVTPQNTYNQELHDNSILLNIGSVENTLEETYRTTDIFAQVVKNIFEERN
- a CDS encoding RNA polymerase subunit sigma-70, which translates into the protein MIDSNNLESRIVEIYNLYYLDVYRFLICFSGNQNDAEDLTQEVFIRVLKSLTNFNGKYNLKTWIFSIAKHVAVDHYRKKRFVSLFKDVFFNQLSSNEKKPDEVFEVTELKRCIHEAIAKLKPNYRAVMILRGISECSIKETSEILQCSEAKVKVDYHRASKELKRKLNIDIEGGLTNAK